A single window of Gossypium arboreum isolate Shixiya-1 chromosome 13, ASM2569848v2, whole genome shotgun sequence DNA harbors:
- the LOC108461647 gene encoding ATP-dependent Clp protease proteolytic subunit 2, mitochondrial-like encodes MRGLISSTKRLISSATMASLSPSVHRKYSLIPMVIEHSSRGERAYDIFSRLLKERIVCINGSINDDTAHVVVAQLLFLESENPSKPIHMYLNSPGGQVTAGLAIYDTMQYIKSPINTICLGQAASMASLLLAAGAKGERRSLPHATIMIHQPSGGYSGQAKDLTIHTKQIVRVWDALNALYSKHTGQSVDVIQKNMDRDYFMTPEEAKEFGLIDEVIDRRPMALVTDAVANETKDNQDDKDTKDKGSN; translated from the exons ATGAGGGGCCTTATTTCAAGCACCAAACGCCTCATTTCTTCCGCTACCATGGCCTCCTTATCGCCTTCCGTCCACCGGAAATACAGCCTAATACCTATGGTGATCGAGCACTCTTCGCGTGGCGAGAGAGCTTACGACATATTCTCTCGTCTCCTCAAGGAAAGGATCGTCTGCATAAATGGATCCATCAACGACGACACTGCCCATGTCGTCGTTGCCCAGCTCCTCTTCCTCGAATCCGAAAACCCTTCCAAGCCCATCCATATGTACCTTAACTCTCCCGGCGGCCAAGTCACTGCAG GCCTTGCAATTTATGATACCATGCAATACATAAAGTCTCCAATCAACACAATCTGTTTGGGGCAAGCTGCATCTATGGCTTCTCTCCTTTTAGCTGCGGGTGCCAAGGGTGAAAGGCGGTCCCTCCCCCATGCCACCATCATGATTCATCAGCCTTCTGGTGGATACAGTGGGCAGGCTAAAGACTTGACCATTCACACTAAGCAGATCGTTCGTGTTTGGGATGCATTGAACGCTTTGTATTCCAAGCACACGGGGCAATCGGTCGATGTGATTCAGAAGAACATGGATAGGGATTATTTCATGACCCCCGAAGAAGCTAAAGAGTTTGGGTTAATTGATGAAGTTATTGATCGAAGGCCAATGGCTCTGGTCACTGATGCTGTTGCTAATGAAACCAAAGATAACCAAGACGACAAAGACACCAAAGACAAAGGTTCCAATTAG
- the LOC108461779 gene encoding 60S ribosomal protein L44, with protein sequence MVNVPKTKKTYCKSKECRKHTLHKVTQYKKGKDSLAAQGKRRYDRKQSGYGGQTKPVFHKKAKTTKKIVLRLQCQGCKHVSQHPIKRCKHFEIGGDKKGKGTSLF encoded by the exons ATG GTGAACGTACCTAAGACGAAGAAGACTTATTGCAAGAGCAAGGAGTGCAGGAAGCACACTTTGCACAAGGTTACACAGTATAAGAAGGGTAAGGATAGTTTGGCTGCTCAAGGGAAGCGACGTTACGATCGCAAACAATCAGGTTATGGTGGTCAGACCAAACCAGTCTTCCACAAGAAG GCAAAGACCACCAAGAAGATTGTGCTACGGCTGCAATGCCAGGGTTGCAAGCATGTCTCACAGCATCCGATCAAG AGGTGCAAGCACTTTGAAATTGGTGGAGACAAGAAGGGGAAAGGAACATCTCTTTTCTAG